TGATGAGATGATTCATCCGGTGACTCCACATCACCCCTAGGAATGATATGTATATGAAAGGCACTTAAAAAGTTGCTCATCAGAAAAATGGTGATAAGTAGCGAATAAAGATGAGAACAATAGCCAACACGATAATCATCACTGCTGCCGCACCAAGATCTTTGATCTTCTTAATCTCAGGATGCTCTTCCAAGGTAATGAGATCGCAGATCTTTTCAATGGCTGTATTAAGAGCTTCAACCGCTAGCAAAACCAGGGATAGAACAGCTATTAATACGGTATATACATTTGGGCGATAACAAAAAAATCCAATAGTAATTACCGCAAGAATTGACTCTCTACGAGCTGCCTTTTGAAGGATGAGTTCTTTGGCACCATCAATTGCATTGATAGTCGCATGAATAATATTTCGCTTTTTTGACATTACCATTAGATTTATTAGGAATATTGGCTATTTTATTAGCCTATTG
This region of Polynucleobacter sp. JS-JIR-II-50 genomic DNA includes:
- a CDS encoding diacylglycerol kinase, producing the protein MSKKRNIIHATINAIDGAKELILQKAARRESILAVITIGFFCYRPNVYTVLIAVLSLVLLAVEALNTAIEKICDLITLEEHPEIKKIKDLGAAAVMIIVLAIVLIFIRYLSPFF